The DNA sequence CCGATGCTTGATGGCTTTGCCACTGGTGCCTCCCTCACTATCCTCACCGTGCAGGCTAAGTACCTCCTCGGGCTGAAGATCCCTCGACACCAAGGCTACGGCACGGTGGTGGTCACCTGGatcaacattttcaaaaacatccACATGACGAACTTCTGCGATGTGATCACCAGCGCCATCTGCATCACCGTCTTAGTGGCAGGGAAGGAGCTGCAAGACCGCTACAAGAGCCGTCTGAAGATCCCCTTGCCCACTgagctggtggtggtggcgaTGGCCACACTGGTGTCCCACTTTGCCGACCTTGGTGGACGCTACAGCTCCAGCATCTCTGGGGCTATTCCCACAGGCTTCATCCAACCAGAGATGCCCAGCTTTCAGCTCATGCCACGGGTGGCCCTGGATGCCATCCCCCTTGCCATCATCAGTTTCGCCTTCACCGTCTCGCTATCTGAGATGTTTGCCAAGAAGCACGGCTACACCGTCAGGGCCAACCAGGAGATGATAGCCATTGGCTTCTGCAACATCATCCCCTCTTTCTTCCACTGCTTCACCACCAGCGCTGCCCTGGCTAAGACCATGGTGAAGGACTCCACCGGATGCCAGACGCAGGTGTCCAGCCTGGTGAGCGCCTTTGTGGTCCTCCTGGTGCTGCTTATCTTTGCCCCCTTCTTCTACTCACTGCAGAAGTGTGTCCTGGCCTGCATCATCATCGTAAGCCTGAGGGGAGCCCTACGCAAGTTCCGGGACGTGCCCGAGCAGTGGCGCCTAAACAACGTAGACGCCATCATCTGGACGGTGACCATGAGCGCCTCAGCTCTGATCAGTGTTGAGATTGGGCTGCTGGTGGGAGTGGTATTCTCCATGCTCTGTGTGGTAGTTCGGACCCAGAACCCCAAAGTGGCCCTTCTGGGTCAGATCCCGGACACTAGCCACTATGAGGACCTTGGAGAGTATGATAACCTCCTAGCAGTCCCCAAGGTGAAGATCTTTCGCTTCCAGGCCCCTCTGTATTATGCCAACAAAGACTCCTTCCTGAAGTCGCTGTATAAAGCAGTGGGCCTGGAACCCTTCCTGGAGGTCGCCAAGAGGAGGAAAGCTGAGAAGCGAGCCAAAGATCCGGCCACCAAGCAGGCCAAAAGCTCGGACAGCATCAACGGCAATGTGGCTACGGTCCTGGTGACCAGAGACATCCACACCATCATTCTAGACTGTTCCGCTATGCCCTTCATAGACACCCCCGGCATGCTGACTTTAAAATTGGTCATGAAAGACTACAAAGGAATCGGTGTCAGAGTGCTGTTAGCCTGTTGTAACCCTCCAGTCATAGACGCACTGAAGCGTGGGTTTGTTTTCGGGCCAGGCCACAAAGACATGGACAGTTTGACCTTCCACAGCGTCCATGGTGCCGTCCTCTACGCTTACGACAATGTGGATGCGGAGATGGCCGTGTAGCGAGGAAGAGACTCTCAATTCACAGTACCCGCTGTGGACTCCACAAAGCTAACAATTTATGGgtgtcaaaacattttctgaatgttAGGAAAGTTGGGGTAAATGTTCTCATCATGCATATTTGTCCAGTTTCCAGGATGTCTATTTAACATTAAGTTACAAGGAACATTTCaggaacagctttttaaaaattatttcaaatgtggACAGCTattcctgtttattttacaaggagcattttaaaaatgtatttaacacaTATcctttgtggtgtttttttcattaaactaCATGGAAACTATCCTTGTTTCTAAATATGTTTGTATGCCACATGCATAGGACATTTTTCTGCAActttttctgacattttggaagtgttttgtgttagctgggtaaGGCACAGTTTTGTAAATGAGCTGGAAATCATGTGCCTCAATTGTGGCTTTCTATGTCTGCTTACCAAGATCATCCAAAATTTCACTACTTCATgccatttttcataaaaatcaaGTCTAACACTAACACTTAACAGGTTATAAGGATAGTCCTCTGGATTTTGTGAATCACGACAAGGCCAAGCTATAGATATTCAACTCCAATTCCCAATAACTGACTATGGAACCTGAATTTACAAGACTGGAAATCCTGTCAGAGGACATTACCTGAATGCCTTAATCTATGCATAGACATAGCTCTGAGTTAATGTTTAGTAAACTATGTTGATACTTTGCACTGAGGTCaaagatgtttttgtttatgtttttaaacacattcaaaaGTATCAATCACAAATGTGAAAGTAGCTCTTATTAATGCCCTTCATTGAAACTGTAAGGATTTGTTTAACTATGGCATGCACAATATGACAGCTCAGGCCATATAAGCCAGCTTTGTGCTGTTAGACTTCatgtgtaaacaaaaaaatgacaccaagaaaatgatttaaataagcACCACCAGTCTGAAATATTGTGCAAGATGATAAAACATGCTATCAGTACAATCTCATAGTAAATCTCGTACAAAACCTAATTTTTACTGTGTCAATTTTCCAGACATTTATACTATCAACATGTTTAGAATGAATCAcaatgaagaaaacattttaactgttttattgAATCATTGTTTTTCCAtgtagattacattttttgtcattgtatATAAGACATCAAGACAGGTGTTAATGTGATACTTGCAAAAACAGTGTTTGGTTAAATATTCTTCAGGACGTTTGTGTTTATGatcatggaaaatgtatttctttgtgaAATGAGGCAACATTGTGCTCCCACGGTCATACGGAGCATTGTGCATCAGTGATATTTAAATGACAGCTACAAAGTTAATTATTGATCAATAAATCAACAAGATTCAGCGTTGACTAATAGGACAACATCCGTTTCTTGTTTAAAGTGTCTTCtaataaattgtaaaataatgtgaGGAGCCTTGCTTCATTATGACACAGCATTCAACAATAATCTAAAATGATAACTTAGAAAGGAATGGATCACTTACAATGGAATACTAAGCACAAGTCACAAGTATTAATAGATCAaccgaaaaaaagaaaaaatatcacCTCTTCTTCAATATCAATGTTAAATCTGCCGTCATTAATATGGCATGTCCATGGAGgcgattctttaaaaaaaacctgttgtaCCTACTGTATGTGTTTTGGCTTACTTAGCCTTCGACACCCTGAGGTTTGGGTGAAGGAAGGGGCTCAGTGTCCTTTAAGATACAAGTATACATAATGCGGCAGACATTAATTCCACCTAGAACAtcagaatacataatgaggcgAACAGGCCGATCAGCCCAGCTAGAGCacgaaaatacatatttatgacCAAAGGCCATTCAACTCAACAGAAACataagaacaggccattcagtgcATGTAGAACATAAGcacataataatacataaagaTGAGGATGGATAGGCAAATCAGTCCACCCATACCAAAAAATGGACGGATTCTTTCTGGAAACaacagatatactgtataatggCCATTAGAGCATTCAGACTGTTGCTCTGAGACCTTCAAACATAAACACAGATGGCCAGAAAGCACTGCTCTGTTGCttcttttatccaaagggctGCATCTGgttccattttgaattttgatgaCAGAGCAAACCAAAGAACTCAGTATGCTTAATGGCTTGATGACATATGATTTGGGACCATCTTTGAGACAGAAAACATCAATTTCACTAGAATTATTTGACGAACAGGGGAAATAGCAGATTCACAGCAGCTTCCTACACATGGATCTCCATTTTGTGCCAGAGCATTTTCAATGATGTCATGAGCACATGGACTTCACAAGACATGATTTTGTGAAAATTTGATGGACAGATGAATAAATGCTGTCCATAGGCTGactcaatatttttatttttgcatcgTTTTTCTAAACAAACATAACCAAACATCTCAGAAATACAAACTTAatgcatacaaaataaattacatgaatGCATTCATCATATCTGGGAGACAATTATGAGaggaaaatatgtatattttcaacTCAAAggcaaagagaaaaatgaaaaccttaCACTAGTGATCACTGGGGAAATCCCCCTAGACATAAAGCTGGCAAAGATGACtcaatataatttaaatgcagaaTCCACCCTTTATGAAAGGTAGTCTTTGTGGAGTGGGTGACACAGGTTACATATTTCATGGGTATACAGTCCACATTATTTCATACCAGTTCTTTCTGACTGGTATATTGCACTCAATCCATGCTAATAAGATATTTCTCCTGTTAGcaaatgataaattattaaaCAGTCTCATACAGTGACGCTAGATGAAGGGCAAAGCCACAGTAATGTCCACCTGAGCAGGAACATGTAAAGTTACTTATTTGCCAATTAAATTTCTTTTGCATGTACCCTGAAGGTGCATATTTGTGGAACAGAAACTTGACTATTAGACTTCAACATGACCATTGCATTTACAAAAATTGTGTGTTGTTACTATTGAAAAGTAGGGTAAAGTAAAAAATTTGGCCTTTCAGTCAACCACATTtaatgctttttgaaaatggcTTACAAAGCTTGGGTTTTCAGAACGAGAcccaattgttttgtttttttaatttttttcttaatttattttttatagcaatatgaatttaatttaaatttgtaacATTTTGTAATTGTCTGGTTTAGATACCAGATCTTGCGGTTCGTTAACTTCAGCTGATGGAGGTCTCCCCCAGCCCAAACTGGTCCATAGTGTAAAATACTGTAGAAACAACCAGTCAAAATCTTTATCTTTATCATGAAAGAGCACCAGGTCATTCAAGCCACCAGTGTTAAAGAACTAAATGATTATTTGTCACAAAAACTGTACCATTTTACAAGGGCAGTTTGACCTTCTAGGATAAATAGCAAAGCTATTAATATATTAAGCTATTTAGAGGGCCAAAATCTTGTATGATAGCTTTTCATTAGCATACAACAAAGCAACAGGCCTGAAGGAGGCACAATTCTCAGGGCATTTGCCTTTCCTGGCAATTGGAAAGAAGATGAAGACGTCTTAATGATTGCAGCAGGATTCTTGTCTCAATCAAGTGGTTTAACATAGCTGAACGAGGGTCCAGGAGCAAGACTAGCATCTCCTTATAAAATTCACATGCAAA is a window from the Anguilla anguilla isolate fAngAng1 chromosome 14, fAngAng1.pri, whole genome shotgun sequence genome containing:
- the slc26a1 gene encoding sulfate anion transporter 1 translates to MADRKAAEVEHLERRVRRRRGPKDVILSKLSRSFTCSTARLKVTLTGFFPVVKWLPKYKLKEYAWGDAMSGLIVGIILVPQAIAYCLLAGLEPIYGLYTSFFANIIYFFMGTSKHVSVGIFSLMSLMVGQVVDREVYLAGFDLSEEGKPAVTSLNDMWNGTVIFNTSAVNLTLGGYSLECGKECYAISIAATLTFLAGVYQVLMAVFRLGFVSVYLSAPMLDGFATGASLTILTVQAKYLLGLKIPRHQGYGTVVVTWINIFKNIHMTNFCDVITSAICITVLVAGKELQDRYKSRLKIPLPTELVVVAMATLVSHFADLGGRYSSSISGAIPTGFIQPEMPSFQLMPRVALDAIPLAIISFAFTVSLSEMFAKKHGYTVRANQEMIAIGFCNIIPSFFHCFTTSAALAKTMVKDSTGCQTQVSSLVSAFVVLLVLLIFAPFFYSLQKCVLACIIIVSLRGALRKFRDVPEQWRLNNVDAIIWTVTMSASALISVEIGLLVGVVFSMLCVVVRTQNPKVALLGQIPDTSHYEDLGEYDNLLAVPKVKIFRFQAPLYYANKDSFLKSLYKAVGLEPFLEVAKRRKAEKRAKDPATKQAKSSDSINGNVATVLVTRDIHTIILDCSAMPFIDTPGMLTLKLVMKDYKGIGVRVLLACCNPPVIDALKRGFVFGPGHKDMDSLTFHSVHGAVLYAYDNVDAEMAV